The nucleotide window gcttataacaatgattgacagggagctaagatggaggtggctctctctatactgactgccaggtggaaagggaggagcttataacaatgattgacagggagctaagatggaggtggctctctctatactgactgccaggtgtaaagggcggagcttataacaatgattgacagggagctaagatggaggtggctctctctatactgactgccaggtgtaaagggcggagcttatatcaatgattgacagggagccaagatggaggtggctctctctaaactgactgccaggtgtaaagagcggtgcttgtaacaatgattgacagggagataaGATGGATGTGCATGTGGCTGGAACGCTGCCTTTTCGTGAATTGCTGTTATATtctatgtatttccctgtttttttCGTATGAATATGCTTGCTCCCCGTTCGGGAGGGCCTACACGAATGGAATGTATTCTCCTCCCAAACAGGGACCACCCCGAAATCTTATTTAGAACGTTGGTTTAGAACGTTTGCACCTCGTAATAAGGTGTCCAAACCACAAGGGAAGCCTCAGCGCATGCCTCCCGTGGGTGGTGGCACATTCGTTATATGTACGCCGTCCAAGGGGAGAATTTGTGGATTGCTTCACACCTCATTCGGTTCCCGAACAAGGACCCCCCCCAGTGCCCCTTGGAATGTTCGCACCAATCAATTAGAGCTTTGGCAACTTGGGTGGCggcggccagggggagcattcgtgtcccgaaaggagacgcttcccatGCCTGGTTTTATTCCGCAAACGTTCTTGGGATCCCTGAGATTGTTGGGGACAATGGCGGTTTGGCGGGCTCTCTGCGTCTGGGAGTCCCGGTGGCGGGAAGCTTTCCTGCGCTTGTTGCTTCCAGGGGATGAAGACCCCCCAGTCACCGGAGGCGCGAACCCCTGATGATGGGTgtcgggaacaggggacaaagcgACTGATCCGTTTCTGTCAAGAGACCCCTGGGAGGGTGAGGGGACACTGAGTGGTggaaacaggggacaaagggattgGGGTTCCAGTATAGTTATGCAACCCCTGGGAGGGAAGGACCCTGGCAGGGGACATTGTCGTTatgtgatccaccccttgcatggggaaagtataaagcagagtgtggccattaatgagacagccactagaggctggattaacccattaaacatggcagtttcagaaactgctatgtttacagcaggcagggttaaccctagatggacctgtcacccagactacttcattgagctgaagtggtttgggtgtctatagtggtcctttaaggccaaagcagccaaactggaagcatcgCTGACTTAGATCATTTTTCCATTGTGGCGATTTGGacattcagtttgaattcttactttagtgaataatcttgtgTTTGTGATATTCACTACATTCTTTCAAAACAGCCAGATTATTCTATAAGGTGAACATTagccctttaaccctttaaggaccaaacttctggaataaaagggaatcatgacatgtcacacatgtcatgtgtccttaaggggttaaaaggaaaatGGATTTATCGTCTCTGTTTTGGGTTTGAAGGGTTGATTATTTCCAGATTAGACTATAATGATCTGTTTATTCTGTTTCAGAGAACAGTGAAGTTCACACAGCAATTATCCACCGTTATTCCCAACTCCCACGTGTATTACCGCAGGGGTCTGGCCCTGAAAAAGATtatcccacaatgcattgccCGTGGTTTTACGGACCTTATTGTCATCAATGAAGATCGGAAAGTAGCGAGTATCCTTTTCTGCAATATTCCAGTAATTCTTACCAGAGTAAAGATTTATAAAACACAGTCCTAAATCGTAACTTGTCCTCGGTTTGTTTCCCATATTATACAGTGAtagatttattataaataaatatattatctaGTGCCAGTAAATGTATTCTCCTGTGAGCTGGGGAACTAAAACATTATGTAAATGGTTAAAGGGACGCTACAGTAATCCAaaccactttatcttaatgatGTATCtcataaagtggtctgggtgcagtgtccctgtccttttaactttactatgtttatattgcagggttgagCCCAAGTGGTtggagaaggggggagggggaggggcgaGGAGGGCACAACCCCCacactagtgttaggaatacaggtttttattcctaacactatttcCCTTTAAGCCTCACCTATGCTAAGCAAGCTGCTGGTGTCTTTCTTTTGGGCAGGTTATATTGCTGGTTATAGTGTGTTTAGATTTTGTCATTTCATTCTGAGAACTTTTTGATGTGTTTAATGCATTTCCTTAGCCCAAAAACTCCAGATGGGCTTATTCTGAGTCACCTACCTGAAGGGCCAACAGCTCACTTTAAAATGAGTAGTGTTCGATTACGGAAAGAAATGAAGGTAAGATGACACACACAGTGAAGgggttttaaaggcatgctatgatGTCACGCAGTGAATGGGGTTTTAGAGGCGTGCTATGTCACGCAGTGAAGGGGTTTTAAAGGCGTGCAATGATGTCACGCAATGAAGGGGTTTTGGAGGCGTGCTATGATGTCACGCAGTGAATGGGGTTTTAGAGGCGTGCTATGTCACGCAGTGAAGGGGTTTTAAAGGCGTGCAATGATGTCACGCAGTGAATGGGTTTTGGAGGCGTGCTATGATGTCACGCAGTGAATGGGGCTTTGGAGGCGTGCTATGATGTCACGCAGTCAATGGGTTTTGGAGGCGTGCTATGATGTCACGCAGTGAAGGGGTTTTGGAGGCGTGCTATGATGTCACACAGTGAAGGGGTTTTGGAGGCGTGCTATGATGTCACGCAGTGAAGGGGTATGGAGGCGTGCTATGATGTCACGCAGTGAAGGGGTATGGATGCGTGCTATGATGTCACGCAGTGAATGGGGTTTTAGAGGCGTGCTATGTCACGCAGTGAAGgggttttaaaggcatgctatgatGTCACGCAATGAAGGGGTTTTGGAGGCGTGCTATGATGTCACGCAGTGAAGGGGTTTTGGAGGCGTGCTATGATGTCACACAGTGAAGGGGTTTTGGAGGCGTGCTATGATGTCACGCAGTGAAGGGGTATGGATGCGTGCTATGATGTCACGCAGTGAATGGGGTTTTAGAGGCGTGCTATGTCACGCAGTGAAGgggttttaaaggcatgctatgatGTCACACAGTGAAGGGGTTTTGGAGGCGTGCTATGATGTCACGCAGTGAAGGGGTTTGGAGGCGTGCTATGATGTCACGCAGTGAAGGGGTATGGATGCGTGCTATGATGTCACGCAGTGAATGGGGTTTTAGAGGCGTGCTATGATGTCACGCAGTGAAGGGGTTTGGAGGCGTGCTATGATGTCACGCAGTGAAGGGGTTTGGAGGCGTGCTATGATGTCACGCAGTGAATGGGGTTTTAGAGGCGTGCTATGTCACGCAGTGAAGgggttttaaaggcatgctatgatGTCACGCAATAAAGGGGTTTTGGAGGCGTGCTATGATGTCACGCAGTGAAGGGGTTTTGGAGGCGTGCTATGATGTCACACAGTGAAGGGGTTTTGGAGGCGTGCTATGATGTCACGCAGTGAATGGATTTTGGATGTGTGCTATGATGTCATGCAGTGAAGGGTTTTGAAGGTGTGCTATTTAATTGAAACATGTTAAAATGCAACATTAACAAATAAAACAGCTaaaatttaaaacaatattttcagCTGCATAATGTATAAAACTAATATTCTAAACCTGATGGGCCCCAAGTGATCTTTGCATCTGATGCAGTGTTGCACTGCTTGGGGCCCTGATATGTAGGATGGAAATGAAATCTGGATTTACAAGTTTGCTATTTAATTTTTAATAGAGGAAAGGAAAGGATCCTACGGAGCACCAACCAGAGGTTATTCTGAATAACTTCAGCACCCGCCTGGGACACTCCATTGGCCGCATGTTTGCGTCACTTTATCCACACGATCCACAGTTTCCGGGGAGACAAGTGGCGACTTTCCACAACCAGAGAGACTACATCTTTTTCAGATATCACCGGTATTTATCATTGATCCTTTACAAATATCAGAAACCTTCACACCGCATCCAATATTTTAGTTttctgttggcagagtgtgttgTCTTCAGGTGTGCCGTATTTGGAGCAATTCATTTCATTTACCCTCACTCTCAGGTGGGAACTTTATCTTCTATTTTGAAATGGAATGACTGCAAATAGGCGAGCTTTGAGGTCTGTGTGCGAAGGAATCTAACCACCACTTTTCATAACACCGTAATAAATATCTCCAACGTGTTGCCATTATCTGAAAATAATTTAGATGAAGGGGTTTAGGTACTTAGAGCATCCCAGAAACTCCTGCTGGTAAGACTTTCaggataagtgtgtgtgtgatcagAGGGGTTTCGTTGAACACGTTTGccattattttattgtttctaATTGCTGTATATTGCCAATGAGTGGattcctctctctttctttgaCAGGTATATTTTTAAAAGTGAGAAGAAAGCAGGTATTCAGGAACTTGGCCCTCGATTTACACTGAAACTTCGATCACTTCAGAAAGGGACATTTGACTCCAAGTATGGGGAGTACGAGTGGGTCCACAAGGTACAGTATAGCAGGGGTGTGATCCACACAATCTGTATGTATAGGCTATATTATAGAAAGGAAAGTGGGAAACACATTGTTTGAAGCTCTGCTCGCTActaactgttattattattattacgctgCTCACTActaactgttattattattacgctGCTCGCTACCAACTAACAGTTATTATTACGCTGCTTGCtactaattaagtgttcttgcaaagcaagaccacttactgttatctcacatatatattattattattaagtgttcttgcatagcaagaccacttaatattatctcacatatatattattattatagccaaatttgccaccctaactcctcccacagtttttacactacatagacaaaaatataccaaaacgtgcagattgttcccgatcggattgctattactttgtggaacgttttggcgaatggttctcggaatatcatcgttcttgtggcgaaatttgtcccttaGGAATGAATGgtaaagctagagtgggagctggaaaaagctgaaaaatcaggaaatgatttctaaactgccaccactcgctcattttcaggcccacctacacaaatctaatatcaaaacgttcagctatccctgctgccactaataatgtccacagctaagccatagtcattATAGTTTtcgaccatttgtttgcaactcacgccgtccattgacattcattgaaactccactctgcaaagctcacatttgaagggcaatttctaaactgcgactgtgccttcattgttaatatctcagagacatactatacatcaaaatgtaggtctgggtcttgtgattctcacaaagTGCTGTGACTATATCAAttgattgtattttatatttgttcttATATTCACTCCTACGGTTTACTTTGtttggggtaagtggataccttcATTCTATACCATTTgttgtttgggttccacccccttgtAACCGGGagtttgatttttttattcttatttaaaaaataaatcctttttttACTACGGAATTCTTCATACTTCTGCTTTGGAGTCTCGTTAGCCTgtattggcacctttgagcctgctatacagagcctggtacggctctggtaaatgtgagtggtagtccatcttcatattatttatatattttcagtatacagtatacactgttatgtttctaatttatattttatagagAAGACTCTGCCACTCGCCTGTTTTGGGGATTTTCACTCCCTATGTGGTCTTTGATACACACTTTTTACTtaatctcacaatataaagctcttcactgtaggatttatagtttttaaaatacgaccatttgaagatggcacacgcaaaaatactctgacctgtgcaaggctgcagcagcaagtgatgtcattttgcacctgctaatgtttttataactgtatgttttaatgtaactgtgaagcactttgggcaacaacgttgcaattaaatgtgctacataaataaaaaataacagttactccacccactcctg belongs to Pelobates fuscus isolate aPelFus1 chromosome 7, aPelFus1.pri, whole genome shotgun sequence and includes:
- the RPF1 gene encoding ribosome production factor 1, with product MAGSEGAKRRRNMRPRGPGEQSPGAPGSGQENPGAPGSGQEPHESAFPPTFSVSQIKNKQRRHFMFIRMKQERRKEKLAVKKKRKKERDALGDKAPPKPVPKTIENQRIYDETTVDPTDEEVQYDEATDEFAPYFNKQSTPKILITTSDRPRGRTVKFTQQLSTVIPNSHVYYRRGLALKKIIPQCIARGFTDLIVINEDRKVANGLILSHLPEGPTAHFKMSSVRLRKEMKRKGKDPTEHQPEVILNNFSTRLGHSIGRMFASLYPHDPQFPGRQVATFHNQRDYIFFRYHRYIFKSEKKAGIQELGPRFTLKLRSLQKGTFDSKYGEYEWVHKRHEMDTSRRKFHL